The following coding sequences lie in one Danio rerio strain Tuebingen ecotype United States chromosome 3, GRCz12tu, whole genome shotgun sequence genomic window:
- the sc:d0202 gene encoding intercellular adhesion molecule 1 isoform X2 — MFQNFFGLFFLSALAQLISFSGTLAECPLPISPQSVVVKFGDSVSVNCSSSVTHMGMGWESTVGGVHLSTASLITWRVSELTDWDIYTPFCYINYDKQQCVVALPVTVYKTPDSVSISTVNLTMIEGNLYELLCDVHNVAPVQKLTVNWYKGETLVDQTNFTDTTKSPVNKTSKLLIRPDRADDGAQYRCEAELNLGDEGPQHPPTVTSKSFSIKVHYKPKHSRSTEKISQSDDVSLNCTVKANPAAVYTWHSKHLIEKISSSVIQSSTLSPGNYTCTAANYLGEDSKVFIV; from the exons ATGTTTCAGAATTTCtttggacttttttttctttctgcacTTGCACAGCTTATCAGTTTCTCAG GTACACTTGCTGAATGTCCTCTTCCGATCAGCCCACAGAGTGTTGTTGTGAAGTTCGGCGATTCTGTTTCAGTAAACTGCAGCTCTTCTGTCACACATATGGGGATGGGATGGGAATCCACTGTGGGAGGAGTGCACCTGTCCACTGCCAGTCTGATTACATGGAGAGTGTCAGAGCTGACAGACTGGGACATATATACACCATTCTGCTACATAAACTATGACAAACAACAGTGTGTAGTAGCTCTCCCAGTCACCGTTTACA AGACTCCAGACAGTGTTTCCATCAGCACTGTGAATCTAACAATGATAGAGGGAAACCTGTATGAGCTCCTGTGTGACGTTCACAATGTGGCTCCTGTTCAAAAACTCACTGTCAACTGGTACAAAGGAGAAACTCTGGTGGATCAAACCAACTTCACTGACACCACCAAGAGTCCAGTCAATAAAACATCTAAACTCCTGATCCGTCCAGACAGAGCTGATGATGGAGCTCAGTACAGGTGTGAAGCAGAGCTGAACTTGGGAGACGAAGGACCTCAACATCCTCCTACAGTTACATCAAAGTCTTTCAGCATTAAAGTTCACT ATAAACCAAAACACTCCAGGTCCACAGAGAAGATCAGTCAGAGTGATGATGTCTCTTTAAACTGTACAGTGAAGGCAAACCCGGCGGCTGTGTACACATGGCACTCGAAGCATCTGATAGAGAAGATCAGCTCCTCAGTGATCCAGTCCTCCACACTCAGTCCAGGAAACTACACCTGCACCGCTGCAAACTATCTGGGAGAAGACAGCAAAGTGTTCATCGTATGA
- the sc:d0202 gene encoding intercellular adhesion molecule 1 isoform X1, giving the protein MFQNFFGLFFLSALAQLISFSGTLAECPLPISPQSVVVKFGDSVSVNCSSSVTHMGMGWESTVGGVHLSTASLITWRVSELTDWDIYTPFCYINYDKQQCVVALPVTVYSIRVCESSSTETPDSVSISTVNLTMIEGNLYELLCDVHNVAPVQKLTVNWYKGETLVDQTNFTDTTKSPVNKTSKLLIRPDRADDGAQYRCEAELNLGDEGPQHPPTVTSKSFSIKVHYKPKHSRSTEKISQSDDVSLNCTVKANPAAVYTWHSKHLIEKISSSVIQSSTLSPGNYTCTAANYLGEDSKVFIV; this is encoded by the exons ATGTTTCAGAATTTCtttggacttttttttctttctgcacTTGCACAGCTTATCAGTTTCTCAG GTACACTTGCTGAATGTCCTCTTCCGATCAGCCCACAGAGTGTTGTTGTGAAGTTCGGCGATTCTGTTTCAGTAAACTGCAGCTCTTCTGTCACACATATGGGGATGGGATGGGAATCCACTGTGGGAGGAGTGCACCTGTCCACTGCCAGTCTGATTACATGGAGAGTGTCAGAGCTGACAGACTGGGACATATATACACCATTCTGCTACATAAACTATGACAAACAACAGTGTGTAGTAGCTCTCCCAGTCACCGTTTACA GTATCAGAGTGTGTGAATCTTCCTCCACAGAGACTCCAGACAGTGTTTCCATCAGCACTGTGAATCTAACAATGATAGAGGGAAACCTGTATGAGCTCCTGTGTGACGTTCACAATGTGGCTCCTGTTCAAAAACTCACTGTCAACTGGTACAAAGGAGAAACTCTGGTGGATCAAACCAACTTCACTGACACCACCAAGAGTCCAGTCAATAAAACATCTAAACTCCTGATCCGTCCAGACAGAGCTGATGATGGAGCTCAGTACAGGTGTGAAGCAGAGCTGAACTTGGGAGACGAAGGACCTCAACATCCTCCTACAGTTACATCAAAGTCTTTCAGCATTAAAGTTCACT ATAAACCAAAACACTCCAGGTCCACAGAGAAGATCAGTCAGAGTGATGATGTCTCTTTAAACTGTACAGTGAAGGCAAACCCGGCGGCTGTGTACACATGGCACTCGAAGCATCTGATAGAGAAGATCAGCTCCTCAGTGATCCAGTCCTCCACACTCAGTCCAGGAAACTACACCTGCACCGCTGCAAACTATCTGGGAGAAGACAGCAAAGTGTTCATCGTATGA